A window of Hordeum vulgare subsp. vulgare chromosome 5H, MorexV3_pseudomolecules_assembly, whole genome shotgun sequence genomic DNA:
tttcaaCAGAATATAAGATTACAACAACGGGCCAGTTGCAAATCTAGGTGGTGGTGGTCGCCCAAGGGCACGTGGCGTGCAGGGAAGGTGGCGGACGCAGGAGCTGCGACCCCGTTGAGTGATTAGAAGCGTTTCCATTTTACCAAACTGTTTACATAAGGCAGATGATTGTAAACTTGTTTTAATGGTCATGATGATGCAAACACAGTCTCTAATAATAATCACATAAAGAAAGCAACAGAGGAGCAGCTCAAAAAAAGAAAGCAACAAAGGAGACAAGTGGCAGCTGGAAATATTACTGTGGTACTTGAAGCACACACTGCCATTTTTTCCTTTTGAGGATTTTCTTAATAGTAGTTCTTAGGGGAATTTGTATTGAGGGTGTTGATGAGGCCATTCATTGGTGGGCCTCAATGCCAAGGCCCAGGACGATGGGCCTGGGCCGCAGGAGCCCGGGTTACCCTACGTGTATTCCCCTGTCCCCCACCGGCGCCGCCGCCCGTCTCCGCTGAGTTCATTCCCTTCACCCCTCTCTCTTCATCGACGCCGCCGGGACGCTGTACCCCGCCTCCCTGGACCCCGATAGTTCCAGTTCGTTCGACGAGGTAGGTTGGTCCGGCTCCAAGGATCTCTCAGGGCTCCGTAGGGTTCGCCTTCTTCTTGCTTTCTTGCGCGCGGCCGCGGCGTCGGCGCTAACCCCGCCCCGGGATCTCTCTTCTGCAGGAGGTTCTTCGGGTGGCTGCAGGAGATGGCGGCGTTCCTGAGGTCAAAGTGCTCCTCAGGTATACACAATTTTTCTCTCTCACTCACTCGCATCACACTTTTCCTCCCATGTATGGATAGGTCCTGCTCGAGAGGTAGCAGTAAGTAGTAAAACAGAATCACCAGTTCATTATGAGGCATGGGTGTTTCACCCGCTGGCATGTTGAAATTGGAACCCCCTGTGTCTATCGCCTTGCCTGATGAATGAATCAGCTAAAGGTCAAGAATGCTAATGTGCAGCTCTGATCCATGACAATGCCAAGTTCTTAACCTTGGACAAAAATCATGACTGCAGTTGAACCTTAATCGCTTCGCATTGTTTGTTTGCCTGGTTAACCAACCTTTGTAGGGATAGGATCGTGACCAGGTGGATTATGATTGGTTTCCTAGTTCCTATCGATTAATTCGCTTACGGAACTAGAATAGCTGGTTCGGTGGTTCCTAAGGATGCGGTCGATTTACTCGCTGTAAGAAAAGGATACTATCTTGGAAGCCTGTATCTAGTCGAAACCTTATGCACctctgattcctctcaaatatgcCTTGCTGTTAAAAAAAAATTGTCACCATTCTGCAATGTGATGCTCAGGTAATTGATTTACATCATGTATCCATGTAGTTGGGCGTACGTTGATGGGAGGCGTCGGAAACAATCTGTATGGGGGTATCAATTCGTCTGCTCAAACTGTGACAAGACCATCTCACTGTGATGCTATCAGCCAGGTATTACTGCTTTGTTCAAGCGTAAATGTTTCGTTCACCTCAACATGTCCTCAAACTTCTTGTCTTCCAATATTTGCCATTAGTCAGGAAATTAAGGAAATATTCCtgtgagagattcatcagcttctTATAGTGTGTTAGGGACTCGAAAGTTCCAAAGTGTCTACTGTATGCCCCCTGATGACATACATGGCCCAGCTTGGTATTTAATTGTGACGCCGTTTGCTTGATGTAGTTGAAGAGCTTGTGTGTTTATAGTTGCTGTCAAGATTTTTGTCGTTCTGTAGATGCCGGCAATGCCATAAGAATTACAAACTAGATTCCTGTGACGTACCGAACTCCGTGTTTCATGGTTCCATTTACGAGGCATTATTTTATCTACTCTTCGGTCTTCATGCGCATTTTTCTTATTATTTTTGGTTTTCTCAGAACCATCATCATAGGGATTTAAGTGAATTACTTTCTGAAAAAAAGAGGACTGTGTGACCTCCTGTGTGGTGCTAAAGCAATCGGTATTATTGCTAGAGTATGTAGTTCTCTTGAAATGCTTCTTGCTCTAAGCGTGCATGTTTTCCAAGAGGTGAACTAGTAACATGTGTCCTCGTTCTGGTTTCAGCAAATCAGGACATTCATCCAGATGAGAACCAACCTCAAGGTGGTAGACAACTCTGGAGCCAAGCGGGTCATGTGCATACAGTCCTTGAGGGGGAAGAAAGGAGCGAGGCTCGGGGACATGATAATTGGTTCTGTGAAGGAAGCGCAACCTCGTGGCAAGGTCAAGAAAGGTGATGTGGTCTACGGTGTGGTTGTCCGTGCTGCTATGAAGAAAGGGCGCAGTGACGGCAGCGAGGTCCAGTTCGATGACAACGCTATAGTCATCGTGAACAACAAAGGCGAGCTGATTGGCACTCGCGTCTTTGGTCCTGTTCCCCACGAGCTCAGGAAGAAGAAGCATCTCAAGATCTTGGCGTTGGCTGAGCACATAGTTTAAGACCTTACCCTGCTTAGTCATATCTTGCTTTTATTTCCGGGGAATGGGGTTAACTTTGCTCCAGGGATGTTTTGGTCGCCCGTGCTGGTTATTCCACCTTTCGTTTGGTAATTTGTGTTTGGAAGAATGTACCCCAAAACTATAGGAGGCCCCTGCTGGTTATTCCACCTTTCATTTGCTTAGTGTGCAGCTGAATGTGAACCAATCAAACTATAGGAAGCCACCCGCTGATCAAGTTTTGTAGCACATTTAATCTGAATGTTTCGCTGGAACGGCGAAAATATGTTCCTTATTTGCTCTGTTTTACCTGGGTCATCATGTGCTGCATGTAATTTTCTGCTTGTTGATTGAGTACACTTACATGGTATCCTATCATATTGCATTCCTGGAAGGAACATGAGGAGGACAGACttccattttgaacacatacCTCGTATGCTTCCCGTTTTCACCATATATCTTTTGAATCCAATTTTAGCAGATATTAGGTCTTAATTTCTCACATTTTTCAGCCGTCGCGTCGTTCGGTGTCTATCGTCTTTCCTGGTGAACTAGAAGGTGTGAGACACTAATGTGCAGCTGTGATTCGATACATAACTGTATCATCTGTAACCttggcaaaaataaaataaaataagcgtGACTCTGGTTGAATCTTGATTGGTTGACATTCTGCTGTTTGCCTTATTAACTCATCTTTGTAGATTATTAATAGGACCATGACCAGATGGATTATGATACCTTGGAAGCCTGTATCTAGTTGAAAACCTTATGCGCGCCTAATTCCATTCAAATATGTGTTGCTGTTAATCTATTGGTCTTATTTGCCTTTCCATGCTGCAATGTGATGCTCAGGTAATTGAGGCATTAGTGTCTCGTGGTCTCGCCTGAGGAAGGGCAGAGGGTCCTCTCCGGTGACAATATGGTGGTGTTGGTTCGGCAGAGTCGAGTGGTTTCTTCCCGGTGGAGCATGTTCCTTGTTGGCTGTCGGCGGCCTTGATTGCGTCTTGCGGTGGTCCGACCTCTCCTGTGCTTCTTGTAGACGGCTTGCTGGAGGCATCCAGGTGCACCTCTGGTACTTATTAGCATGCTAAACATGTTTTGTTGTGTCTTTTTATTTGATCAACTCCCATGAGGATATCCCCAACACCTTCCAATCCTTTGGCCTATGGCACTATTTATACAGTAGGGCGAAACTCTGTTTTGAGAAACTGAGTCAAGTCCAATGACAATGCTATAGTCACCATAAACAGCAAAGGCGATCCGACAAGCACTCGTCTCTTTGGCCCAGTTCCCTATGAGCTCAAGACAAAGAAGCATCCGAAGATCTTTGCGTCGGCTGAGCACATTGTGTGAGACATCATGATGCTTAGCTACCTCGCTGTGATTTCCGTGAAACGGAACAATCATATTGGGTTGTTTCCAAGATTGCTCCGAAGAAGTTTTGCTTGCCTTTTGTGTTAAATGTATTCCCCCCTTTGCTTTTGTAATTTGTTACTCAAAGGATGCACTCTAATCAGAGAATATATACCTTGACAAAATCAAAATTTATATCGCATTTAATCTGAATGCTTTgttggaatggagaaaatattttCCTTATTTTCTCTCTTTTACCTGGATAATCATGATGTGATGCCTGTAATTTTCTGGCCACACAGTGCTAAGTTCATGCATTTACATGATATGTCATATCATTGCCTTCCTGATCATGCGGAAGATATTTTTGGAACCCAATTTTAGAAGATATTAGATCCTCCCTTTGCACCTTAACCGCATTGAAAGATTTTGGGAGGGAGGCATGCAGAATATTAGAGAGTTTTTTGCCAAGTTTGGTTGGTCAGGGTTAGGCTTTTCCTTCCTATAACTAAGGGTATCCGTTGGAGTATTCAACTCGTTTCTCTCCTCTCGTTTATGCTCTCTCCTCATTGATGGCTACACAATCTTGTGGGTAAGCAAGACAGGAATTCGATTGGGGGCGGCGGTGAGCAATTTGATGCTATGGATGCGGAGGTATGGACGCCGCGTTCGGGAGGGCGGTCGAAGCCAACTAGCCGGAGCAGTAGCGGTGGGAGCCCGGGGAGTGGGATCGAGTACACAAGTCTACGCGACATGATGTTGGAAGGaagcggtggtggcggcggcggcggcggggagaaCCATGGCGGTGGCGGTTGTGCCTTCCGTGCGGGGAGCTGGAGGGagtgcaacaatgacaacatccacgagttcGATGCATCCAACATCGGCATTCGGAACCAGCTACTGAAGCACGCAGCCTCGGCGTACCTACAGTCGGCAGTGGTGGTGggtggcagtggtggcggcgcgcGCGAGGGCGAGGGGTGCTGCCTGGTGCGCCTTTGGCATCGCATTAGCGGCGGGCATGGGCGCGGGCATGTGCTAGCGCAGGCATGCTCATGGCAGGGGTGCGTCGATGACCCTGCGGAGATCTGTGCCACCTTCGTCGCCCAATCTGCCCGTCGCGTCGCCACCTTCTTTGCGGGCATATGGACCTAGCTTAGCTAGTTATAGCATTGGCAACCATCCGTAGGCCATTCATTGATTGTGATGCTTCCatcattgttattgttgctattgatgttgttattgtatCGATCTTGTCAGATATATGCTGTTCTGGCTAAGGGTTTCTCTTGCCATGCTTCTTTAGTCAAATAGAATCCTCAATCGTGTTATGTCAAGCATATCTTTGGAGTTGTCGTGACAATGATTTATGATATGAGCAACGGGTAGGGTAGCAAACATTTGTTGTTGAATACTAGTCGTTGAATAAAGCGAGATGGCTACTGAAAAACTCAAATGTTTCTTTCGTTCATAGGGGAAATGGGGGGAACATGCAGAAATAGAAAAGTTTCTTTTGGCAAGACTATTCATCTATATAATTTACAGGAATGGGGGGGATTAAAAAGTAGAAAGAAATTTCTTTGATCTTAGTATGAAaggaaaaacacattttttttacAACTCATCTGACCTCCTTTTAGATTTCCTACACAAGAACGTGAATGAGGTCTTTATTGACGTAAACGTTATAACATCTTAATTATACTTTGCATGTGGATTTTAACTTGATCATACTTATTATGATTCTAGTGTTTTTCGGTTACTATGAACTAAGCACTTATGTTTTCAAAATTTATGTTTCTCTATTCTTGTTAACTAGACAATTATGGTTGCATATTTTCTATGTGTACCATTCCTCTGTTTTGCCGGAGTAAATTGCATGGAGGTACCACAATTGAGGCATTGAAAGCAGATTGGTATCAAGATTGTTAATTTTTACGTGTCAATACCATGTCTGGGGCATACGAGAGAGatttggggtagcaccgattgaagagaagctggtccagcatcgtctcagatggtttgaacatattcaacggaggccaccagaagcgccggtgcatagcgggcGGATAAAGCGtgttgagaatgttaagaggggtcgtggtagaccaaacttgacatggaagGAGtctgttaagagagacctgaaggtttggaatatcgacaaagacttagccatggacaggggtgcgtggaagttagctatccacgttccagagccatgacttggcttcgagagcTTAtgtgtttcaactctagcctaccccaacttgtttgggactgaaaggcttggttgttgttgttgttgttttagtaccATGTCTGGGGCAATACGTTGTAAAAAGGGACTAAAACCAAGGTTTATACATATTGACAGTGTATGACGCTATATCTGACCGGTTGGGCCCTCCCGTCAGGTGCCACCCTGGCCAATGTGCGCGTGCCCGCGTACTGACTCGGACGAGGCCCGGCTCGAACCGTTACGTACCTGCTCGGTCGCTCGTCTGGTCGGGTCCCTGCTCCTcactttcttcctcctcgtcCCCGTCGACCGCCGCAACACCACAAGCCGCAGCCATGGTTTATGAGGATGAAAGCAACAATGACAACTCAAGCCTCCCTTACATGCATTGCTCTTCCTCGTCCACCGACAGGTTTAACCATGTTAGTTCATtggagctagggttagggttaggtttagaaattttggagatttttctgggtaggTGTTCTTTGTTGTGAtgattttctttgattttcttagtCCTCGTCCTCTGCACATGATGTTAACTTTGATTTTTCTTGGCAGGTCCCTATCTCACTTGAGGACCCGAATTACAAGGGCCTTGAGCTAGATGTGTTATGTGAAAAGCATGGGAAGGCGGCAGAGAGGCTTGTTGCATTTGAAGGAACATACACTGGGAGAAGGTTCTTAGCATGTGTAGAGCCGGTATGCTTTTTGCCTTATTGAATTATGCACATGATTTTGTTAATTTAAGTACTCTGTTCATTTAAAGTGACACAGTCTATTTTGATAACCGTGATTCAGTGATGTAGTGTTATTCTGCTAAATATATGCTCCTGTTGAATGTAGTTGAAGCTTTGGGCAATGGTTGAATTGGCTGATCACTAAATTTTGCCTTGTTATTTTCCAGGAAGGTCATAAGTGTGGGTTTGTTCAATTGGTTGATTATGAGTGGCCTCCAACAATGGAGAATGCATTGTTGAAGCTTTGGGCAATGGTTGAAGAGAGCAAGATTGCTAGGGTGAATGATAATCTTGAAAAGAACAAGCTGGATGCAAATTATGACAAGTTAGTCCAAGATGTGCATCAACTTATGGATATGCAGGAGGATAGGGTTGTGGATTTCAGTTAACTGCAGGCTAACCTCACATACCAACAACAATGCAAAAATGAATTGATGGCTGATATGAAGGCAGAAATGGTAGCAGAAATTGCCAAGAAAGATGCAGATACATGGAAGCTTCATAAGAAGTATGAACTTCTGTGCAACCTGACAAGTGCTCAAGCAACTGTCATCCAGAACTtgaagttcaaaaatatgaaagaGAAGGAATTGCTGAGTGAGGCTAAGATGAATTTGGAGTTGAAGAATGCAGAGTTCACCAAGTTTGAGGAGAAGCTCCCACAAGAGAAGCTAGAGTTGAAGTTTCAGGTTGCTGATCTGCTCAAGGGAAAGGAAAAGCATAATGAAGAGAAGTACATGCTAGAGCTTAAGATTTTTGAGCTcatgaagggagaggaggagctcaAGGAAAAGATCAAGGGGATCCAGGCCATCTTACATAAATCAACAAGATGAATGTGAGATTAGTGGACATTGTAGACCTTTTGGGAAGGATGGTTGTGCAATGACCTAGTAACTTAGAATTATGGTTGTGTAATATATGGTTGTactaattatgaaatctggctgtTTATGTACCTAGTAGGTATGCTATTCATCCttttgtgagaaaaggatgaaatGTGCATTTGAACTCCACTATATATTGTGAACAATGGTTGTGTATGCCTATAATTTGTTGAACTCCACTGAGTATTGTTTGCTTTGATTGTTAGACTAAAAATTATGATATATACCAAGCATAGGAAGCTGAGTAGTGAATATACCAATCATAAAAAGTGAGTAGTGAACTATTCTTGTCCTGATATATATCCACATGAACAAAAGCCATATATGGCATTAATTCTTAAACTCACAAGCATGAGCACGAGCAAATAACAACCATCCAGATTGTTTTGAACATTACATGGCACATCTGCGATTTAGTAGTTACCACTAGCATAGAAGTAGGACTTCCATCCATTGTGTCTACCATCATAAGGTTGAGGAGCAGCAGAAGTGGAGGCAGCAGATTGCCTTGGAGCATAGAATGCCCTTGAACCTCTTCCTGCACCTCTCCCAACACCTCTCCGTGCACCTCTCCAAACAACACATGTTGCATATTGAGCAGCTACAGCACCTCTTCCAGCATCTCTTCTAGCACCACCTCTACCAGCAGCAACTCTACCAGCACCTCGTGttccagtttttgttgttgttgtaggagcTGAATTAGAAGCTCTTAGTGGTGGTGTAGGAgcagcaacaccaa
This region includes:
- the LOC123451991 gene encoding 50S ribosomal protein HLP, mitochondrial-like; translated protein: MAAFLRSKCSSVGRTLMGGVGNNLYGGINSSAQTVTRPSHCDAISQQIRTFIQMRTNLKVVDNSGAKRVMCIQSLRGKKGARLGDMIIGSVKEAQPRGKVKKGDVVYGVVVRAAMKKGRSDGSEVQFDDNAIVIVNNKGELIGTRVFGPVPHELRKKKHLKILALAEHIV